The segment TGAATGATAGGCGCCCTCCTCGCCCCTCCAAGGAAGCCTCGATGACCCAGGTCACCAACACGCCTTACGAAGCCCTCGAAGTCGGCCAGAAGGCCGAATACAAGAAGTCCGTTGAAGAGCGCGACATCCAGCTGTTCGCCGCGATGTCCGGTGACCACAACCCGGTGCACCTGGATGCCGAGTTCGCTGCCAAGAGCATGTTCCGCGAACGCATCGCCCACGGCATGTTCAGCGGCGCGCTGATCAGCGCCGCAGTGGCCTGCACCCTGCCAGGCCCCGGCACCATCTACCTGGGCCAGCAGATGAGCTTCCAGAAGCCGGTGAAGATAGGCGACACCCTGACCGTGCGCCTGGAAATTCTCGAAAAGCTGCCCAAGTTCAAGGTGCGCATCGCCACCAATGTGTACAACCAGAACGACGAGCTGGTGGTCCAGGGTGAAGCCGAGATCCTCGCGCCGCGCAAGCAGCAGACCGTCGAGCTGGTGAGCCCGCCGAATTTCGTCGCCAGCTGATTTACGCGTCGCTTGCTTCGCGGGTAAACCCGCTCCCACAGGGACCGCATCGCCGTTGAACGCGGCGAAAGCCTGTGGGAGCGGGTTTACCCGCGAAGAGGCCGGCCATGCCATCACCTCAATTCGCGCAAACGCCGCTCGATATGCCGCCGCTCCGGCCCCTGCCGGGTCAACCCCAGCGCCTGCTGCCAAGCCTCCCGCGCCTGCTGCACATTGCCCAGCTGCCGGTGCAGCTCGGCCCGCGCCGCATGGGCCAGGTGGTAATCGCCAAGCTCGCCCCGCGCCAGAATCGCCTCCACCGCCTGCAGCCCCACTGCCGCCCCATCACGCCGCGACAGCGCCACCGCCCGGTTGAGCTCGACCACCGGCGACGGCCAGTGCCGTAGCAGCAATTCATACAAACCAACGATCTCGCCCCAGTCCGTAGCCTGGGCACTGGGCGCCTCGGCATGCACCGCAGCAATCGCCGCCTGCACGCTGTAGGGGCCGATTTCGCCGCTGCGCCACGCCTGCTGCACCAATTGGCAGCCTTCGTCGATCTGCGTCCGGTCCCACAGGCTGCGATCCTGCTCGTCGAGCACCACCAACTCGCCCTCGCTGTCGCTGCGCGCGTTCTGCCGCGACGCCTGCAGCAGCATCAGCGCCAACAGCCCAAGCACCTCGGCATCCGGCAGCAATTGCGCCAGCAGGCGGCCCAGGCGGATCGCCTCGTCGGTGAGCGCCTGGGTGACCACCGCCTCGCCCGCCGACGCCGAATAGCCTTCGTTGAACACCAGGTAGATGACCCGCAGCACGCTTTCCAGGCGCTCGGGCAGCTCGCGTTGCTCGGGCACCTGGTAGGGAATGCCGGCATCACGAATCTTGGCCTTGGCCCTTACGATGCGCTGGGCGATGGTCGCAGGGCTTTGCAAAAACGCCCGGGCAATCTGCTCGGTGGTGAGGTCGCAGACCTCGCGCAGGGTCAGCGGCACCTGGGCATCGGCGGCCAGGGCCGGGTGGCAGCAGGTGAAGATCAGCCGCAGGCGATCGTCGGCCAGCAGCTCTTCGTCGGCCGGGTCCTGGGACTGGCCTTCGAGCAGCAGGATCAGGTCGGCCTGGGAGCGGTCGAAGCGGATCCGCCGGCGCAAGGCGTCGATGGCCTTGAAGCGCCCGGCCGACACCAGCCAGGCCCTGGGGTTGTCGGGGATGCCGTCGCGCTGCCACTGCTGCACAGCCACGAAAAACGCATCGTGCATCGCCTCCTCGGCCAGGTCGAAGTCCCCCAGCAGGCGAATCAAGGTTGCCAGAATGCGCCGCGACTCGCGGCGATAGACGGCGTCCACCTCTGCCCTTACCTGTTCGGCACTGGCCATCAGTCACCCGCACCGCTTCGCTTCATCGCCAAGCTCCGTCAGGGTTGCAGTTCACGCACCGGGCGCACCTCGACGCTGCCCACCCGCGCCGCCGGGATGCCCCTGGCGATGTTCAGCGCCTCGTTGAGGTCACGGGCTTCTACCAGATAAAAGCCGGCCAGCTGCTCCTTGGTTTCGGCAAACGGGCCGTCGGTCAGGCTCATGCGCCCGCCGCGCACCCGCACGGTGGTGGCGGTTTGCACTGGCTTGAGCGCCTCGGCGGCGAGCATGCGCCCGGAGCCGTGGACCGTTTCGGCGTAAGCCATGCATTCGGCGTCTTCGGGGCTGTCGGGCAGGCTGTGCAGCAGCGCTTCCTCACAATAGACCAGGCACAGGTATTTCATGATCGTCTCCAGGCGCGGTGGGCGATGGGCGGTTGCCGTGGTTCAGGGTTTGAGGTCGAACAGGGCCTTTTGCGTTTGCATGTCGAACGGCGCCGACCAGTGCTCATGGATCACCTGCCACTGCCCGCCGCTGCGCCGGTAGCCGACGGTAGCGCGCATGAAACCGCACTGGCTCTCGTCATCGCCGGGGCCGCAACGGTTGAGCCAATGGGCCAGGGCCAGATCGCCGTCGGCATGCACGGTGAGTTCGGCCAGCTCGAACACCATGGGCCCGGTGCACATGCCCATGCACATTTCCCAGTGCGCGCGGTAGGCGGCCTTGCCCTTGAATTGCAGGGCCTGGATGGCATCGAAGGCGAGGATGTCGTCGGCGTAGGGGGCGACGATGCGCTCCACGTCGCGCTCGCGCACGGCCTGCATCCAGTGCTCGATCAGTTGGCGAATTTCGTTTTCGGCGGCGCTGTTCATGGCGGGTTCTCCGAACGAGGTCAAAGGTCGGGCGGCGCAATGGGCGCCGCTTTCACTTCTGGTCGAACGGTAGCCGGGCAGATCGACAACGGCCGGAATTTTTTCAGCGCGCCAGCGGCAGCCAGATTTCCATCACCGCCTGCGGGTCGGCAGGGTCGAAACCTGCCGGGTAGCGCTCGAACAGCGCAGCATTGGCCTGCTGCTCGCCCGAGGCCGGCAGCCACTGCTGGAAGATGGCATTGAAGGTGGCCGGCAGGCCTTGCAGGCTGCCGTGGTGCTCGAACACCGCGTAGTGTTGCGGGGCCAGGGTCAGCTGGCTGAAGCCCTCGGGCAGGCTGGCGGCAGTGCTTACTTCGACCCCGGCCAGGTAGTCGAAGCCGCCCTGATCATCGGGGTTGTAGCACACGCCATAGCTGTCATGGCCATGGGCACCCGGCACCTGGCCGATATGCGGGCCGAAGCGCTGCCACAGGCGCGGCAGGCCGCTGAGGTCGGACATGTTGAAGCGTTCGGCGAAGCCGGCCAGAGTCAGGGTTCGGCCGTCTTCGTGGCGGGCGGGGGAGATTGCGCGGGTGTCCATGATCGCGGTCCGGCTGGGGGAAGAGATCAGTACTCTAGCTTTCGGGTGAAGAAAGACAAAGGGGGATGGGTGGCTTTCCATTCGGCGGCGAATGCTTTGGCTTGTTCGATTTGTTCAGAGGTCATTTTGAGGGTGTCAGAAATTTTGTGTTCGGGCATAACATGAGTAAGAGGTGCATGTATGCCAACCAAGAAGAAACCCTTGCGTGACCTGCCCAAAATCCCCAAAGAGCTGCTGGAGCAGTTCGGTGAGGGCCTGATGTCCGCAGAAGCTATTGAGGATGCCTCTGCGGCGTTCAAGAAGGCCCTGATCGAGCGCGCCTTGAGTGCCGAGCTCGGTCACCACCTGGGCTATCCTCCGGGCGCGCAGCGCCCGGAGGATGAAACCAATCAGCGTAACGGCAAGAGTAGCAAGACGGTTTTGACCGGTGATGGCCCGCTACGGCTGGAAATCCCTCGTGATCGCGACGGTAGTTTTGCGCCCATTCTGATCCCCAAGCATGAGCGGCGTTACACCGGTTTCGATGACAAGATCATCGCCATGTACGCCCGTGGAATGACGGTCAGAGAGATCCGAGCCTTTCTGTCCGAGCAGTATGGAACAGAGGTCTCACCCGACTTCATCAGCTCTGTGACAGACGAGGTCATGGACGAGATTGGCGCGTGGCAACAGCGGCCACTGGAGCCGATGTACCCGGTCATTTTCTTCGATGCGCTGCGGGTGAAGATCCGCGAAGAGGGCCTGGTGCGCAACAAGGCCATTTACTTGGCCCTGGGCGTTCTTCCCGACGGAACGCGAGATATCCTGGGCATCTGGATCGAGAACACCGAGGGTGCGAAGTTTTGGATGAAGGTCTTTAACGATCTCAAGACGCGCGGTGTCGAAGATGTGCTGATTGCCGTGACCGATGGCCTCAAAGGTATGCCAGAGGCTCTCAGTGCCGTGTTTCCAGAGACGACGTTGCAAACGTGCATCGTACACCTGATCCGCAACAGCCTCGACTTCGCGGCCTGGGACAAGCGGCGAGCTCTGGCCAAGGAGCTGAAGCCGATTTACCAAGCCATCAATGCTGAAGCGGCTGAGCAAGCACTCGATGAGTTTGAGAACGGGCCGTGGGGCGAGAAATATCCAACGGTGGTGGCTGCTTGGAGACGGGCTTGGGATCGCGTGATTCCATTCTTTGTTTTCCCGCCCGCCATCCGGAAGGTGATCTATACCACCAACGCCATCGAGAGCATCAACGCCCAGCTACGCAAGGTCATCAAGACTCGTGGGCATTTCCCGAATGATGACGCAGCGACCAAACTGATCTGGCTGGGATTGCGCAACATAACAGCCAATTGGGGAAAGCCGGCCCATGACTGGAAAAGCGCGATGAATCAATTTGCG is part of the Pseudomonas fakonensis genome and harbors:
- a CDS encoding MaoC family dehydratase, giving the protein MTQVTNTPYEALEVGQKAEYKKSVEERDIQLFAAMSGDHNPVHLDAEFAAKSMFRERIAHGMFSGALISAAVACTLPGPGTIYLGQQMSFQKPVKIGDTLTVRLEILEKLPKFKVRIATNVYNQNDELVVQGEAEILAPRKQQTVELVSPPNFVAS
- a CDS encoding RNA polymerase sigma factor encodes the protein MASAEQVRAEVDAVYRRESRRILATLIRLLGDFDLAEEAMHDAFFVAVQQWQRDGIPDNPRAWLVSAGRFKAIDALRRRIRFDRSQADLILLLEGQSQDPADEELLADDRLRLIFTCCHPALAADAQVPLTLREVCDLTTEQIARAFLQSPATIAQRIVRAKAKIRDAGIPYQVPEQRELPERLESVLRVIYLVFNEGYSASAGEAVVTQALTDEAIRLGRLLAQLLPDAEVLGLLALMLLQASRQNARSDSEGELVVLDEQDRSLWDRTQIDEGCQLVQQAWRSGEIGPYSVQAAIAAVHAEAPSAQATDWGEIVGLYELLLRHWPSPVVELNRAVALSRRDGAAVGLQAVEAILARGELGDYHLAHAARAELHRQLGNVQQAREAWQQALGLTRQGPERRHIERRLRELR
- a CDS encoding YciI family protein, producing the protein MKYLCLVYCEEALLHSLPDSPEDAECMAYAETVHGSGRMLAAEALKPVQTATTVRVRGGRMSLTDGPFAETKEQLAGFYLVEARDLNEALNIARGIPAARVGSVEVRPVRELQP
- a CDS encoding YybH family protein — its product is MNSAAENEIRQLIEHWMQAVRERDVERIVAPYADDILAFDAIQALQFKGKAAYRAHWEMCMGMCTGPMVFELAELTVHADGDLALAHWLNRCGPGDDESQCGFMRATVGYRRSGGQWQVIHEHWSAPFDMQTQKALFDLKP
- a CDS encoding GyrI-like domain-containing protein; this encodes MDTRAISPARHEDGRTLTLAGFAERFNMSDLSGLPRLWQRFGPHIGQVPGAHGHDSYGVCYNPDDQGGFDYLAGVEVSTAASLPEGFSQLTLAPQHYAVFEHHGSLQGLPATFNAIFQQWLPASGEQQANAALFERYPAGFDPADPQAVMEIWLPLAR
- a CDS encoding IS256 family transposase, which gives rise to MPTKKKPLRDLPKIPKELLEQFGEGLMSAEAIEDASAAFKKALIERALSAELGHHLGYPPGAQRPEDETNQRNGKSSKTVLTGDGPLRLEIPRDRDGSFAPILIPKHERRYTGFDDKIIAMYARGMTVREIRAFLSEQYGTEVSPDFISSVTDEVMDEIGAWQQRPLEPMYPVIFFDALRVKIREEGLVRNKAIYLALGVLPDGTRDILGIWIENTEGAKFWMKVFNDLKTRGVEDVLIAVTDGLKGMPEALSAVFPETTLQTCIVHLIRNSLDFAAWDKRRALAKELKPIYQAINAEAAEQALDEFENGPWGEKYPTVVAAWRRAWDRVIPFFVFPPAIRKVIYTTNAIESINAQLRKVIKTRGHFPNDDAATKLIWLGLRNITANWGKPAHDWKSAMNQFAILYGDRFIRPTW